A genomic window from Algoriphagus sp. Y33 includes:
- a CDS encoding helix-turn-helix domain-containing protein, whose product MGRNKNVDHRLEFSQLQIVERIYHKGLWVGYNTSLPELDILSRHFRSDFFQILLFSEGTAELSINLLDHNVKAHDLLICSPYDIKKVNNVGQCVHSMVLFTNDFIVESGNGKYAMEFLKTFSSAISPLSSLDSFDYKSINNRLSELYRLCVEQEHHQYGKELLYLSFSSLLFEVAAIRQKYSITPNKPMSRKEYLMFTFVSLVKENFKEHRSMSYYASKLNISAKYLTEITRQISGKPASVIIEGIVTEEAMLLLENPTLSIGEIANILNFSDQSFFGKFFKRNSGVSPKHYRNSVVPK is encoded by the coding sequence ATGGGTAGAAATAAAAACGTAGACCACAGACTTGAATTCAGTCAGCTTCAAATTGTGGAGAGAATCTACCATAAGGGCTTGTGGGTGGGGTATAATACCTCTCTGCCGGAATTGGATATTCTTTCCCGGCATTTTAGAAGTGATTTTTTTCAGATACTCCTTTTTAGCGAAGGAACTGCGGAATTGAGTATTAATCTGCTGGATCATAACGTTAAAGCCCACGATCTTTTAATTTGCTCTCCTTATGATATAAAGAAAGTTAATAATGTGGGCCAATGCGTGCATTCAATGGTCTTATTTACCAATGATTTTATAGTGGAATCAGGGAATGGCAAATATGCCATGGAGTTTCTAAAGACTTTTTCTTCCGCTATATCACCATTGAGCAGTCTTGATAGTTTTGATTACAAATCTATAAATAATAGATTGTCAGAACTTTATAGGTTGTGTGTCGAGCAAGAGCATCATCAATATGGCAAGGAATTACTTTATTTATCATTTTCATCACTGTTATTTGAAGTTGCAGCAATACGACAGAAATATTCCATTACGCCGAATAAACCTATGTCAAGAAAAGAATACCTAATGTTTACTTTTGTAAGTCTTGTGAAAGAAAATTTTAAGGAGCATAGGTCTATGTCTTATTATGCTTCGAAATTGAATATATCAGCAAAGTATTTGACAGAGATCACACGACAGATCTCCGGAAAACCGGCTTCGGTAATAATTGAGGGGATAGTCACTGAGGAAGCTATGTTGCTTTTGGAAAATCCAACCCTAAGCATCGGTGAAATTGCAAATATTCTCAATTTCAGTGACCAATCCTTCTTTGGGAAATTCTTTAAAAGAAACAGCGGAGTTTCACCAAAGCACTATAGGAATTCTGTAGTTCCAAAATAA
- a CDS encoding efflux RND transporter periplasmic adaptor subunit, whose translation MRTLKISLMALIIMTSLHSCKNAESKEQGQEAVNVSFQTIAEAERELKLRYSATIEADNIAQIGFAVSGIVSKILVEEGQNVSQGQLLAVLDTTIYNNSYLIANSSHAQTLDLFERQNELFEKGSLPVSEFNSIKARLEQASANKRISYKDLADCKLYAPISGIITDKRIERGSTAGPGIVAFTLIKTDQVYATISVPEIEVGGLLRDMEVSIYIPTLDDTREGKITIINPLADHASKTYKVKVKLDNKDQKLLPGMLAEVTIHPKRTERVIIVPATSVVRDTDNFTYVYVVNESNKAIRKRIVVGEITGKQELIIDEGLRNGDKVIISGLSRLKDGTTVTY comes from the coding sequence ATGAGAACACTAAAAATCTCTTTAATGGCACTTATTATTATGACCTCCCTGCATAGTTGTAAGAATGCAGAATCAAAAGAACAGGGGCAAGAAGCCGTAAACGTCTCTTTTCAGACAATAGCGGAAGCCGAGCGGGAGCTGAAGTTACGGTATTCGGCTACCATTGAAGCGGATAACATTGCACAGATAGGCTTTGCTGTTTCCGGGATAGTAAGCAAAATACTGGTGGAAGAGGGACAGAACGTATCGCAGGGACAGCTGCTGGCTGTCTTAGACACCACCATTTACAACAATTCCTACTTGATTGCCAATTCAAGCCATGCCCAAACGCTTGACCTATTCGAAAGACAAAACGAATTATTTGAGAAGGGAAGCCTTCCCGTGAGTGAGTTTAACAGCATTAAAGCAAGGCTGGAACAGGCTTCAGCGAACAAAAGAATCAGTTATAAGGATCTTGCTGATTGTAAATTATATGCTCCGATTTCGGGAATCATCACTGACAAAAGGATTGAAAGGGGCAGTACTGCCGGCCCTGGCATCGTCGCCTTTACCCTTATCAAAACAGATCAAGTATATGCCACGATTTCTGTTCCTGAGATAGAGGTAGGCGGCTTACTCCGGGATATGGAGGTCTCTATTTATATACCTACTCTTGATGACACACGAGAAGGGAAAATCACCATTATCAATCCTTTGGCCGATCATGCGTCCAAGACTTATAAAGTCAAGGTGAAATTGGATAACAAGGACCAAAAACTACTTCCTGGTATGCTTGCTGAAGTAACAATCCATCCTAAAAGAACTGAAAGGGTAATTATTGTCCCTGCTACTTCCGTTGTCCGGGATACAGATAATTTCACCTATGTATATGTAGTAAACGAGTCAAATAAAGCAATTCGCAAACGTATAGTTGTCGGGGAGATTACCGGTAAGCAAGAGCTAATCATCGACGAAGGTTTACGTAATGGGGACAAGGTAATCATTTCAGGACTCTCCAGGCTTAAGGATGGTACCACAGTGACCTATTAA
- a CDS encoding efflux RND transporter permease subunit — MKTRKINFIEAAMKYKEITIVVTALLVIFGIYSLMTMPRAEDPKIDMPVAMVYAFYPGADEIQTEKQVTEKLEQYLFSFEEVDKRKTRSQTKDGQVFVTVELYTSVKDRKLFWSTLQHGINSVLKPNLPPGVQGPIVNSNFSDVSAQIISISSATRNYQELDRYLDKVEDYLKTIPEVSKINRSGEQKEQIYVTIDDQKMQQYGFGVSTIANVLQSHNVTSYSGEVTLRENTIPVFTNSQYASEKEIAEQIVYTTPEGVVVRLKDVAKVERRYEEETSYIRLGSERAMLLSIAMQPGNNIVAFGENIDGKLAELKKDFPGDIKIETIFSQPKVVEQSVSYFMLEFGLAISGVVIVVMLLLPFRMAAVSSLAAPIAVMVTFGVMNMIGIELHQVSLAGLIIVLGMLVDDAVVVVDNYIDKLDEGITPWQAAYKSAKQLALSIFTATLAIIFAFLPLALFMEGIAKDFMASLPVTIAVALTASLLIALFLTPYMCYVFIKKGLHHGKDNNKPQKKSLLDHMQELFDRAVTYCFTKPKTTLGGGVLAIVLAFVIAGNVQQEFFPVSERDQFSVELWLPNGTSLAETERATMRVEEILREDSRIVEIASFIGTSSPRFQTSYSPENPRRNFAQLLITTESNKATDELVKEYRPKFEGFLKDGYVRFKQLSLQEGAPIAIRVIGNDTKDQRVVADQIIDILENAEGTNWVRSDYEQEYMGVSLKIKENAASRLGVTNEAITQTLGVGLKGYSVSKVWEGDNPIDIFMRLDDSNRDGLNNIENLHVTSSYGTSIPIKEIAEVVPSWHTGVIARRNGLRTLTVLSEAQLGIKAATILKNIAPQIEALDLPTGISIAYGGDAESSADNMPGMITALSVSILLIFLTLLFQFKTLVKALIVLSTFLLSLLGAFLGLWITGNPMGMTAFMGIIALIGIVVRNGIILVDFTDELIKDHDYSIRDAALTAAKRRMRPIFLTSAAGAVGLIPMIVSKSPLWSPLGSVLAFGLLVSMVLTLFVIPVIYYRFIKPESIENDLQEVDQDSILTTIH, encoded by the coding sequence ATGAAAACTCGAAAAATAAATTTCATAGAGGCAGCAATGAAGTACAAGGAGATTACTATTGTAGTCACTGCATTGCTGGTAATTTTTGGAATATACTCGCTGATGACGATGCCCCGGGCAGAAGATCCGAAAATCGATATGCCTGTAGCCATGGTATATGCTTTTTATCCGGGAGCGGATGAGATCCAAACCGAAAAGCAGGTAACCGAAAAACTGGAGCAGTATCTTTTCTCCTTTGAAGAAGTTGACAAGCGAAAAACACGGTCACAGACCAAGGATGGACAGGTTTTTGTCACGGTAGAGCTTTATACTTCGGTTAAAGACCGAAAATTGTTCTGGTCTACACTACAACATGGAATCAATTCGGTGCTGAAGCCAAATTTGCCACCGGGTGTACAGGGACCAATTGTAAACAGCAACTTTAGTGATGTTTCTGCACAGATAATCTCTATCTCTTCTGCCACACGCAACTATCAGGAGCTCGACAGGTATTTGGATAAGGTCGAGGATTATTTAAAAACGATTCCTGAAGTGTCTAAAATAAACCGCTCAGGGGAACAAAAGGAGCAGATTTATGTGACCATTGATGACCAAAAGATGCAGCAGTACGGCTTTGGTGTTTCCACAATTGCCAATGTATTGCAGAGTCACAATGTGACAAGCTATTCAGGGGAAGTAACCCTAAGGGAAAACACAATTCCTGTTTTCACGAATAGTCAGTATGCTTCGGAAAAGGAGATAGCAGAGCAGATTGTATACACTACCCCAGAAGGAGTAGTGGTAAGACTTAAGGATGTCGCCAAAGTAGAGCGCAGGTATGAAGAGGAAACTTCCTATATCAGGTTGGGAAGTGAACGGGCAATGTTGCTGTCTATAGCCATGCAGCCTGGAAATAACATAGTGGCCTTTGGAGAAAATATTGATGGCAAATTAGCCGAACTTAAAAAGGATTTTCCCGGGGATATAAAAATTGAGACCATTTTCAGCCAGCCTAAAGTCGTAGAGCAAAGTGTCAGCTACTTTATGCTTGAGTTTGGATTGGCGATATCGGGTGTGGTTATAGTAGTGATGCTATTGCTCCCGTTTAGAATGGCAGCTGTTTCCTCTCTTGCGGCACCTATAGCGGTAATGGTCACCTTTGGTGTGATGAATATGATAGGTATCGAGCTGCATCAGGTGTCTCTTGCTGGGTTGATTATTGTGCTTGGGATGCTGGTGGATGATGCCGTGGTAGTGGTGGATAATTATATCGACAAGCTTGATGAGGGGATAACTCCTTGGCAGGCTGCTTACAAATCTGCAAAGCAGCTGGCACTTTCCATATTTACAGCTACACTGGCCATCATATTTGCATTCTTACCGCTAGCCTTATTTATGGAAGGAATTGCCAAGGATTTTATGGCTTCTTTGCCGGTGACCATAGCTGTGGCACTGACTGCCTCACTGCTTATAGCGCTGTTCCTAACCCCATACATGTGTTATGTTTTTATCAAAAAGGGGTTGCATCACGGGAAAGATAACAATAAGCCCCAAAAGAAATCCTTGCTTGACCATATGCAGGAGCTCTTTGACAGAGCTGTAACCTACTGCTTTACCAAGCCAAAAACCACGTTGGGCGGAGGTGTTTTGGCTATAGTCTTGGCTTTTGTAATAGCAGGGAATGTACAGCAGGAATTTTTCCCTGTGAGTGAACGGGATCAATTTAGTGTGGAACTCTGGCTTCCGAACGGCACATCATTGGCCGAGACAGAAAGAGCCACAATGCGGGTAGAGGAGATTTTAAGAGAGGATAGCAGGATTGTAGAGATTGCCAGCTTTATAGGAACCAGCTCACCCCGTTTCCAGACTTCTTACTCCCCGGAAAACCCGAGACGGAATTTTGCGCAGCTTTTGATAACAACGGAGAGCAACAAGGCCACTGATGAGCTTGTGAAAGAGTATCGGCCAAAGTTTGAGGGCTTTTTGAAGGATGGATATGTACGGTTTAAGCAGTTGAGTTTACAAGAGGGGGCTCCAATAGCGATTCGTGTCATAGGCAACGATACCAAAGACCAGAGGGTTGTTGCGGATCAGATCATTGACATATTGGAAAATGCTGAGGGTACAAACTGGGTGCGCAGCGATTATGAGCAGGAGTATATGGGGGTGAGCTTAAAAATCAAAGAAAATGCGGCTTCCAGATTGGGTGTTACCAATGAGGCCATCACACAAACACTAGGAGTAGGGTTGAAAGGGTATTCTGTTTCCAAAGTATGGGAAGGGGATAATCCCATCGACATCTTTATGAGGTTGGATGACAGCAACAGAGATGGCCTGAATAATATAGAAAATCTACATGTCACCAGTTCATACGGAACGTCGATTCCAATAAAAGAAATAGCAGAGGTGGTTCCCTCATGGCATACAGGAGTGATAGCGCGTAGAAATGGGTTACGCACCCTGACTGTACTTTCAGAAGCCCAGTTAGGTATTAAAGCCGCAACTATTCTCAAGAATATCGCCCCGCAGATAGAGGCTCTTGACTTGCCTACCGGTATTTCTATTGCCTACGGTGGCGATGCAGAATCCAGTGCGGATAATATGCCCGGAATGATCACTGCCCTTAGTGTGAGTATACTCTTGATTTTCCTCACGCTGCTGTTCCAGTTTAAAACCCTGGTAAAGGCACTAATCGTTCTCTCGACATTCTTGCTTAGCCTTTTAGGTGCCTTTTTGGGACTTTGGATAACAGGGAACCCCATGGGTATGACGGCATTTATGGGCATTATAGCCTTAATTGGAATCGTTGTACGGAACGGGATCATCCTGGTCGATTTTACTGATGAGCTTATAAAGGATCATGACTACAGTATAAGGGATGCTGCGCTTACAGCTGCAAAAAGGCGGATGAGACCCATATTCTTGACTTCTGCCGCGGGTGCAGTTGGGCTTATTCCGATGATCGTCAGTAAGTCACCCCTTTGGTCTCCTTTGGGCAGTGTGCTGGCCTTCGGTCTGCTTGTGTCCATGGTACTGACGCTATTCGTGATACCGGTGATATACTATAGGTTCATCAAGCCTGAATCTATCGAAAATGATCTTCAGGAGGTTGACCAAGATAGTATTCTTACCACTATACACTAA